From a region of the Halolamina sp. CBA1230 genome:
- a CDS encoding DUF21 domain-containing protein translates to MVDPLIVGGAAATVVLLACSAFFSSSETAIFSLPAGHDAVPGDGDENERTLTALREDPHRLLVTLLVGNNVVNVAISSIITVLVARSLPPGPAVLAATVVTSSLVLVFGEIVPKAYGLGNAPEWSLTVAPVIALIEKLLSPLISLFDWVTRGINRVIEGESDIERPYVD, encoded by the coding sequence ATGGTCGATCCCCTCATCGTCGGCGGCGCCGCTGCCACCGTCGTACTGCTCGCCTGCAGCGCCTTCTTCTCCAGCTCAGAGACGGCGATCTTCTCGCTGCCGGCGGGCCACGACGCGGTTCCCGGGGACGGCGACGAGAACGAGCGGACGCTCACCGCGCTCCGGGAGGATCCCCACCGGCTGCTGGTGACGCTGCTGGTCGGGAACAACGTCGTCAACGTCGCGATCTCGAGCATCATTACGGTCCTCGTGGCCCGGAGCCTGCCGCCGGGGCCGGCGGTCCTCGCCGCGACGGTGGTCACGAGTTCGCTCGTGCTCGTGTTCGGCGAGATCGTGCCGAAGGCGTACGGGCTGGGCAACGCCCCGGAGTGGTCGCTGACCGTCGCGCCCGTGATCGCGCTGATCGAGAAGCTGCTCTCGCCGCTGATCTCGCTGTTCGACTGGGTGACCCGCGGGATCAACCGCGTCATCGAGGGCGAGAGCGACATCGAGCGGCCGTACGTCGACTGA
- the mvaD gene encoding phosphomevalonate decarboxylase MvaD — MPLKATVRAHPIQGLVKYHGMRDEELRLPYHDSISVCTAPSNTTTTVEFLPDAGDDTYIIDGEGVDGRGAERIRHVLDHVRELADVDHAVRMESENSFPSNVGFGSSSSGFAALAMAASEAAGLDLTRPEISTIARRGSSSAARAVTGAFSDLSAGLNDEDCRSHRLDTGTGEDGFDPEEDLRIVTALVPAYKETEEAHKEAEASHMFDARVAHVQDQLVEMRDALREGDFHRIFGTAEHDSLSLTATTMTGPAGWVYWKPETIAVFHAVRELRETGVPVYFSTDTGASVYVNTTAEYADTVEEKVAETGVDTEVWEVGGPAQVLAESESLF; from the coding sequence ATGCCGCTCAAGGCTACCGTGCGAGCCCACCCGATCCAGGGGCTCGTGAAGTACCACGGGATGCGCGACGAGGAGCTGCGCCTCCCGTACCACGACTCGATCAGCGTCTGTACCGCGCCGTCGAACACCACCACCACCGTCGAGTTCCTGCCCGACGCCGGCGACGACACGTACATCATCGACGGCGAGGGCGTCGACGGCCGCGGCGCCGAACGCATCCGCCACGTGCTCGATCACGTCCGCGAGCTCGCCGACGTCGACCATGCGGTCCGGATGGAGAGCGAGAACTCCTTCCCGTCGAACGTCGGATTCGGCTCCTCCTCCTCGGGGTTCGCGGCGCTGGCGATGGCGGCCAGCGAGGCCGCGGGGCTCGATCTCACCCGGCCCGAGATCTCGACGATCGCGCGCCGGGGCTCCTCCTCCGCCGCCCGCGCGGTCACGGGCGCGTTCTCCGACCTCTCGGCCGGACTGAACGACGAGGACTGTCGCTCCCACCGCCTGGACACGGGCACGGGCGAGGACGGGTTCGACCCGGAGGAGGACCTCCGGATCGTCACGGCGCTCGTTCCCGCGTACAAGGAGACCGAGGAGGCCCACAAGGAGGCCGAGGCCAGCCACATGTTCGACGCGCGGGTCGCCCACGTCCAGGATCAGCTGGTCGAGATGCGCGACGCGCTGCGCGAGGGCGACTTCCACCGGATCTTCGGCACCGCCGAGCACGACTCGCTGTCGCTGACGGCGACGACGATGACCGGGCCCGCGGGCTGGGTGTACTGGAAGCCCGAGACCATCGCCGTGTTCCACGCGGTTCGGGAGCTCCGGGAGACGGGCGTTCCCGTCTACTTCTCGACGGACACCGGCGCGTCGGTGTACGTGAACACGACCGCGGAGTACGCCGACACCGTCGAGGAGAAAGTCGCGGAGACGGGCGTCGACACCGAGGTCTGGGAGGTCGGCGGGCCCGCCCAGGTGCTGGCGGAAAGCGAGAGCCTGTTCTGA
- a CDS encoding formate/nitrite transporter family protein, with the protein MNTQSNETQTDDGGADLRERNQEPEHTPVSQEETLRAQIALGEEELTRPNRGLALSGLSAGLDIGFGPLFMAMLLSVASGVWSVPSIKLATGIVYSLGFVFVVLSGTELFTEHTTLAVLPVLYGDATLTDLARLWGVVYGTNLVGGAVFAVGMVRFGPAYGIIDPTAFVRLAEPLVSHSAVSTLFAAVLAGWLMGLLSWMVTSVKGSSARILLVVAVTTIIGFGHLPHSIAGNVEVVAGLLTSPAITIADYVRFLMLATAGNVLGGTVFVALLKYGYVIGGIES; encoded by the coding sequence GTGAACACACAGTCAAACGAGACGCAGACCGACGACGGTGGAGCGGACCTTCGCGAACGGAATCAGGAACCGGAACACACCCCCGTCTCGCAGGAGGAGACGCTTCGCGCTCAGATCGCGCTCGGGGAAGAGGAGCTCACTCGTCCGAACCGGGGACTCGCGCTGTCCGGGCTCTCCGCCGGCCTCGACATCGGGTTCGGGCCGCTGTTCATGGCCATGCTCCTCAGCGTCGCCAGCGGGGTCTGGAGCGTGCCGTCTATCAAGTTAGCGACCGGGATCGTGTACTCACTCGGGTTCGTGTTCGTCGTCCTCAGCGGCACGGAGCTGTTCACCGAACACACGACGCTCGCGGTCCTCCCGGTCCTGTACGGGGACGCGACACTCACTGACCTCGCTCGGCTGTGGGGCGTAGTCTACGGCACGAACCTCGTCGGCGGCGCGGTGTTCGCCGTCGGGATGGTTCGGTTCGGCCCGGCGTACGGGATCATCGACCCGACAGCGTTCGTTCGGTTGGCCGAGCCGCTCGTCTCCCACTCCGCGGTGTCGACGCTGTTCGCGGCGGTCCTGGCCGGGTGGTTGATGGGGCTCCTCTCGTGGATGGTCACGTCGGTGAAGGGCTCGAGTGCGCGGATCCTGCTGGTCGTCGCCGTCACCACCATCATCGGGTTCGGCCACCTCCCGCACTCCATCGCCGGCAACGTCGAAGTCGTCGCCGGCCTGCTCACGTCGCCGGCGATCACTATCGCCGACTACGTCCGCTTCCTGATGCTCGCGACGGCCGGCAACGTTCTCGGCGGCACCGTCTTCGTCGCCCTACTGAAGTACGGCTACGTGATCGGCGGCATCGAGTCCTGA
- a CDS encoding ATP-NAD kinase family protein, with amino-acid sequence MHVGFVLNPIAGMGGRVGLKGTDGKVAEARARGAEPRAPERAERALTALRERLPDAKLSTWGGPMGEREVQEAGYEPDVLGMPDAEETGSADTQAAVAAFVDAEVDMVLFVGGDGTAADVAEALEGTDTPMLGIPAGVKVYSSVFAVSPEDAAYVVASSERTERREVMDIDEDEYREGEVNPELRAVAQVPVAEAMQSSKQLGGGTVEALAAGIADDIRAEPGKTYVLGPGSTVGTIKAELGFEGSPIGVDVWRDGEVLVADASEREILDALGDENVVVVSPIGGQGFVFGRGNPQLSPEVIRQCDVTIVASRSKLDGVNVLRADTDDPELDEELQGWWKVRVGKFETRMMKLV; translated from the coding sequence ATGCACGTTGGCTTCGTCCTCAACCCCATCGCGGGGATGGGCGGCCGCGTCGGCCTGAAAGGGACCGACGGGAAGGTCGCCGAGGCCCGCGCCCGCGGCGCGGAACCGCGCGCGCCGGAGCGGGCCGAACGCGCGCTGACGGCGCTCCGGGAGCGCCTGCCGGACGCGAAACTCTCGACGTGGGGCGGTCCGATGGGCGAACGCGAGGTCCAGGAAGCGGGGTACGAGCCGGACGTTCTCGGCATGCCGGATGCTGAGGAGACTGGCTCCGCGGACACACAGGCGGCCGTCGCGGCGTTCGTCGACGCTGAGGTGGATATGGTTCTCTTCGTCGGCGGCGACGGCACCGCCGCGGACGTGGCCGAAGCGCTCGAGGGGACCGACACGCCGATGCTCGGGATCCCAGCCGGCGTGAAGGTGTACTCTTCTGTGTTCGCGGTGTCGCCGGAGGACGCCGCCTACGTCGTCGCTTCCTCCGAACGCACCGAACGACGCGAGGTGATGGATATCGACGAGGACGAGTACCGCGAGGGCGAGGTGAACCCCGAACTCCGGGCGGTCGCACAGGTGCCCGTCGCTGAGGCGATGCAGTCCTCCAAACAGCTCGGTGGGGGAACCGTCGAAGCGCTGGCGGCGGGTATCGCCGACGACATCCGCGCCGAACCGGGGAAGACGTACGTGCTGGGGCCGGGCTCGACGGTCGGCACGATCAAGGCGGAACTCGGCTTCGAGGGCTCGCCCATCGGCGTCGACGTCTGGCGCGACGGCGAGGTGCTGGTGGCGGACGCCAGCGAGCGGGAGATCCTCGACGCGCTGGGCGATGAAAACGTCGTCGTCGTCTCGCCGATCGGCGGCCAGGGGTTCGTGTTCGGCCGCGGGAACCCACAGCTCTCCCCCGAGGTGATCCGGCAGTGTGACGTGACGATCGTCGCCTCGCGATCGAAGCTGGACGGTGTGAACGTGCTCCGCGCGGATACGGACGACCCGGAACTGGACGAGGAGCTCCAGGGCTGGTGGAAGGTCCGGGTCGGGAAGTTCGAGACGCGGATGATGAAGCTGGTGTAG
- a CDS encoding molybdopterin-binding protein, producing MDAAIVTVGDELLTGDIENTNATWLCARLDDRGVDVERVTTVPDRIADIARVVNEYHAEYDAVLVTGGLGPTHDDVTMAGVAAAFGREIELNDEAVEWLREGGYESDDLATGTAELPAGARPLHNAEGVAPGAVVESCYVFPGVPAEMQAMFAGVAGEFTGEQTYTERVETPEPESALLDRLSAVQDRFDVSVGSYPGGTVTLKLTATDPAEARRAAEWLSEHVEPVDEAAE from the coding sequence ATGGATGCCGCCATCGTGACTGTGGGGGACGAACTGCTGACCGGCGACATCGAGAACACCAACGCGACGTGGCTCTGTGCTCGCCTCGACGACCGCGGGGTGGACGTCGAACGCGTCACGACCGTTCCGGACCGCATCGCCGACATCGCCCGCGTCGTGAACGAGTACCACGCCGAGTACGACGCCGTGCTCGTCACCGGCGGCCTCGGCCCGACCCACGACGACGTGACGATGGCGGGTGTCGCCGCCGCGTTCGGCCGCGAGATCGAACTGAACGACGAGGCCGTCGAGTGGCTCCGGGAGGGCGGTTACGAGAGCGACGACCTCGCGACCGGCACCGCCGAACTCCCGGCCGGCGCGCGCCCGCTGCACAACGCCGAGGGTGTCGCGCCCGGCGCAGTCGTGGAGTCCTGCTACGTGTTCCCGGGCGTGCCCGCGGAGATGCAGGCGATGTTCGCGGGCGTCGCCGGGGAGTTCACCGGCGAGCAGACGTACACCGAGCGCGTGGAGACGCCGGAGCCGGAGAGCGCGCTGCTCGATCGGCTCTCGGCGGTACAGGACCGTTTCGACGTGAGCGTCGGCTCCTACCCGGGCGGGACGGTGACGCTGAAACTCACCGCGACCGATCCCGCGGAGGCCCGCCGGGCGGCCGAGTGGCTATCCGAGCACGTCGAACCAGTGGACGAAGCGGCAGAGTAA
- a CDS encoding cupin domain-containing protein has product MERVTVDEVESVSPPDEGIPDGAMADSIGEVRMLAGPLGTAEVAVNHYELAPGESFTLSSHCHDEQEEVFYVESGEITFETPDDELTVDAGELLRVAPGEYQLGTNRGDESAAAIVVGAPREEESGKMLLTCGDCGEYTPHRLDESDEQYCCTECGAGFT; this is encoded by the coding sequence ATGGAGCGAGTGACCGTCGACGAAGTCGAGTCGGTGTCGCCACCGGACGAAGGGATCCCCGACGGCGCGATGGCCGATTCGATCGGGGAGGTTCGGATGCTGGCCGGGCCACTCGGCACGGCCGAAGTCGCCGTCAACCACTACGAACTCGCCCCCGGGGAGAGCTTCACGCTCTCCTCGCACTGTCACGACGAACAGGAGGAGGTGTTCTACGTCGAGTCCGGCGAGATCACGTTCGAGACGCCGGACGACGAGCTGACGGTGGATGCGGGCGAACTGCTCCGCGTCGCTCCGGGAGAGTACCAGCTCGGGACGAACCGCGGCGACGAATCTGCTGCCGCGATTGTCGTGGGCGCGCCGCGGGAGGAGGAGAGCGGAAAAATGCTGCTGACCTGCGGTGACTGCGGCGAGTACACGCCCCACCGACTCGACGAGTCGGACGAGCAGTACTGCTGCACCGAGTGTGGAGCCGGGTTCACGTAA
- a CDS encoding class I SAM-dependent methyltransferase yields the protein MSHAGHTYDRIAAHFSKTREYAWPEIEEFLDDRTGELGLDLGCGNGRHAEVLADHADRVVGVDASTGLLAEAADRAAESGFDADLVTGDAATIPLRDETVDLAVYVATLHHLRPRERRLASLDELARVLAPDGRALVSAWSTEHTKFEAEETDGWGLDTEIDWTLPGGETVGRFYHVYDPAEFEADLQESDLELLEWELSSGNCYAVVGP from the coding sequence ATGTCCCACGCCGGCCACACCTACGACCGCATCGCCGCCCACTTCTCGAAGACCCGCGAGTACGCCTGGCCCGAGATCGAGGAGTTCCTGGACGACCGGACGGGCGAACTGGGGCTGGATCTCGGCTGCGGGAACGGCCGCCACGCCGAGGTGCTGGCCGACCACGCCGACCGCGTCGTCGGCGTCGACGCCAGCACGGGGCTGCTCGCGGAGGCCGCCGACCGCGCGGCGGAGAGCGGATTCGACGCCGATCTCGTGACGGGCGACGCCGCCACGATCCCGCTACGCGACGAGACGGTCGATCTCGCGGTGTACGTCGCGACGTTGCACCATCTCCGGCCGCGCGAGCGCCGCCTCGCCAGCCTCGACGAACTGGCTCGCGTGCTCGCACCCGACGGCCGGGCGCTCGTGAGCGCGTGGAGCACCGAGCACACGAAGTTCGAAGCGGAGGAGACCGACGGCTGGGGGCTCGATACGGAGATCGACTGGACGCTACCCGGCGGCGAGACGGTGGGACGGTTCTACCACGTGTACGATCCCGCGGAGTTCGAGGCGGACCTGCAGGAGAGTGATCTGGAACTGCTCGAGTGGGAGCTCTCGAGCGGGAACTGTTACGCGGTCGTTGGGCCCTGA
- a CDS encoding type II secretion system F family protein, which translates to MLWLLPLLFAVALLIPLAAAQVSRGTDLLVSRLSLSLFGDYVANESPRKQDQQSRLRAAHVETTHRVYAARTLLYSLLLGISGSIFGVYGAAVLLRMLRISGDAVRAQLPAALRFLADLTRVTELTLSELFVLVFVSSATVGTALAFGTYYLRWAMLDERASNRASEIEATLPRTIAFVYALSRSGMAFPAILDTLTRNRDVYGEAAVEIGVAVRDMNTFGTDVLSALDRMADRTPSEGMEEFGENLASVLGSGQSLPNFLKDQYERYQEEAEAQQRQYLDLLSTFAEAYVTVLVAGPLFLITILVVIGLVLQETLGLLRIVVYLGIPLSSIAFIAYIDSSTKTISETLGNERSEIPSVGISGITDAVDDDTPALADGGVGSVSDEWAASRERLELYAKFESVLGWLRSPGQVLLRNPEYSFAVTVPVGLWWVVVRSGAVPLSPLSALRTVDSPVVEAILFATGAFALLYEIDKRRVKAIEKVIPDFLDRLASVNDAGVSVVQSMERLTRSDLDALNPELQRAWEDVRWGADVRAAFRRMERRIDSPMMTRATVLITNAMTASGEIAPVLEIAADEARASRRLQRERRQEMLTYLMVIYISFFVFIGIVFALSSSFIPAIESANLGGASSGGLPSGVSSGVFSGLGSVDTAAYTLLFFHAAVMQAIFSGLVAGQLGEGSLADGAKHVVVLLALTVIAFVFL; encoded by the coding sequence ATGCTGTGGCTGCTGCCGCTGCTGTTCGCGGTCGCGCTGCTGATCCCGCTTGCGGCCGCGCAGGTGAGCCGGGGGACGGACCTGCTGGTCTCCCGGCTCTCGCTCTCGTTGTTCGGTGACTACGTCGCCAACGAGAGCCCGCGAAAGCAGGACCAACAGTCCCGGCTGCGGGCGGCCCACGTCGAAACCACCCACCGCGTCTACGCCGCGCGGACGCTGCTGTACAGCCTGCTGTTGGGGATCAGCGGCAGTATCTTCGGCGTCTACGGCGCCGCGGTACTGCTCCGAATGCTCCGCATCAGCGGCGACGCCGTCCGCGCCCAGCTCCCGGCCGCGCTGCGCTTCCTCGCTGACCTGACTCGGGTGACCGAACTCACACTGTCGGAGCTGTTCGTGCTGGTGTTCGTCTCCAGCGCGACCGTCGGCACCGCGCTCGCGTTCGGCACCTACTACCTCCGATGGGCGATGCTCGACGAGCGGGCGTCGAACCGCGCTAGCGAGATCGAGGCGACGCTCCCCCGAACGATCGCGTTCGTCTACGCGCTCTCGCGGTCGGGGATGGCGTTCCCCGCGATCCTCGACACGCTGACCCGGAATCGCGACGTGTACGGCGAGGCGGCCGTCGAGATCGGCGTCGCCGTCCGGGACATGAACACGTTCGGCACCGACGTGCTGAGCGCGCTCGACCGGATGGCCGACCGCACGCCGAGTGAGGGGATGGAGGAGTTCGGCGAGAACCTCGCCTCCGTGCTCGGCTCGGGGCAGTCGCTCCCGAACTTCCTCAAAGACCAGTACGAACGCTACCAGGAGGAGGCCGAGGCCCAGCAGCGCCAGTACCTCGACCTGCTGTCGACGTTCGCGGAGGCGTACGTCACGGTGCTGGTCGCGGGGCCGCTGTTCCTGATCACGATCCTCGTCGTGATCGGCCTGGTGCTCCAGGAGACGCTGGGGCTCCTCCGGATCGTCGTCTACCTCGGCATCCCGCTGTCGAGCATCGCGTTCATCGCGTACATCGACAGCTCGACGAAGACGATCAGTGAGACGCTGGGGAACGAGCGCTCCGAGATCCCCTCGGTCGGGATCAGCGGCATCACCGACGCGGTCGACGACGACACGCCCGCACTGGCGGACGGCGGCGTCGGGAGCGTCTCCGACGAGTGGGCCGCCAGCCGCGAACGCCTCGAACTGTACGCGAAGTTCGAGTCGGTGCTGGGCTGGCTCCGGAGCCCCGGGCAGGTGCTGCTGCGCAACCCCGAGTACAGCTTCGCCGTCACGGTCCCGGTCGGGCTCTGGTGGGTCGTCGTCCGGTCAGGCGCGGTGCCGCTCTCGCCGCTTTCGGCGCTGCGGACGGTCGACTCGCCGGTCGTCGAGGCGATCCTGTTCGCGACGGGCGCCTTCGCGCTGCTGTACGAGATCGACAAGCGCCGGGTGAAGGCGATCGAGAAGGTGATCCCGGACTTCCTCGACCGGCTGGCGAGCGTCAACGACGCCGGGGTGAGCGTGGTCCAGAGCATGGAGCGGCTCACGCGCTCGGACCTCGACGCGCTGAACCCCGAACTCCAGCGGGCGTGGGAGGACGTGCGCTGGGGCGCCGACGTCCGCGCCGCCTTCCGCCGGATGGAGCGCCGGATCGACTCGCCGATGATGACCCGCGCGACGGTGCTGATCACCAACGCAATGACCGCAAGCGGGGAGATCGCGCCCGTGCTGGAGATCGCCGCCGACGAGGCCCGGGCGAGCCGCCGGCTCCAGCGCGAACGCCGCCAGGAGATGCTGACGTACCTGATGGTGATCTACATCTCCTTTTTCGTGTTCATCGGGATCGTGTTCGCGCTCTCCTCGTCGTTCATCCCGGCGATCGAGAGCGCGAACCTCGGCGGCGCGAGCAGCGGCGGGCTCCCCAGTGGCGTCTCCTCCGGCGTGTTCAGCGGGCTGGGCAGCGTCGACACCGCGGCGTACACGCTGCTCTTCTTCCACGCGGCCGTGATGCAGGCGATCTTCTCCGGGCTGGTCGCTGGCCAGCTCGGCGAGGGGAGCCTCGCCGACGGCGCGAAACACGTCGTCGTCCTGCTGGCGCTGACCGTGATCGCGTTCGTCTTCCTGTAG
- a CDS encoding type II/IV secretion system ATPase subunit yields the protein MSGELIDGSDLEDTLSDLKRRISRTVEMLRGSELETRPFRPGEDGPLASFDVPEGHNEVDRYWVNAPYAYVVITHDPEASEHQYFAVEPDLDEFESLLLRRVVEDIRDPLLYRAARTDADEETLREELSGLLEQYGVEADMGTFHSLLYYLVRDFRGYGKVDPLLNDNHIEDISCDGYELPIFVYHDDYTDIETNISFEAEALDNYVIRLSQQSGRHISVGDPIVETTLPDGSRAELALGEEVTPRGSAFTIRQYAEEPFTPIDLIEYDTFTIGEMAYFWLCIEHNKSLIFAGGTASGKTTSMNAVSMFIPPRAKVLTIEDTRELSLYHDNWLSSVTRERLDEGTDIDMYDLLRSALRHRPEYIVVGEVRGAEAVTLFQAMNTGHTTFSTMHADSIETVINRLENEPINVPRAMVQSLDMISIQVLTRKGEERVRRAKTIGEIGGIDQRTGELDYSAAFTWEADTDTVRRQDSSLLEEIQGERGWSRSRLLEEIRNRERFLEFLLKRGITDYRAFTALINEYYAHPERVMERVESADVELSAGEELADTVE from the coding sequence ATGTCGGGGGAGCTCATCGACGGGTCGGATCTCGAGGACACGCTCTCGGACCTCAAGCGTCGCATCTCCCGAACGGTGGAGATGCTCCGGGGGTCCGAGCTCGAGACCCGGCCGTTCCGCCCCGGCGAGGACGGCCCGCTCGCCAGTTTCGACGTGCCGGAGGGCCACAACGAGGTCGACCGCTACTGGGTGAACGCCCCCTACGCCTACGTGGTGATCACCCACGACCCGGAGGCGAGCGAACATCAGTACTTCGCGGTCGAGCCGGATCTGGACGAGTTCGAGTCGCTGCTGCTGCGCCGGGTCGTCGAGGACATCCGCGACCCGCTGCTGTACCGCGCGGCCCGCACCGACGCCGACGAGGAGACGCTGCGCGAGGAGCTGTCGGGGCTGCTCGAACAGTACGGCGTCGAGGCCGACATGGGGACGTTCCACTCGCTACTCTACTACTTGGTCCGTGACTTCCGCGGCTACGGGAAGGTCGACCCGCTGCTCAACGACAACCACATCGAGGACATCTCGTGTGACGGCTACGAGCTCCCCATCTTCGTCTACCACGACGACTACACCGACATCGAGACGAACATCTCCTTCGAGGCGGAGGCGCTGGACAACTACGTCATCCGCCTGTCCCAGCAGTCCGGCCGCCACATCTCCGTCGGCGACCCTATCGTCGAGACGACGCTGCCGGACGGCTCCCGTGCCGAACTCGCGCTGGGCGAGGAGGTCACGCCGCGGGGCTCGGCGTTCACGATCCGCCAGTACGCCGAGGAGCCGTTCACGCCGATCGACCTGATCGAGTACGACACGTTCACCATCGGCGAGATGGCGTACTTCTGGCTCTGTATCGAGCACAACAAGTCGCTCATCTTCGCCGGCGGGACCGCGTCGGGGAAGACCACGTCGATGAACGCCGTCTCCATGTTCATCCCGCCGCGGGCGAAGGTGCTCACCATCGAGGACACCCGCGAACTCTCGCTGTACCACGACAACTGGCTCTCCTCGGTCACCCGCGAGCGACTGGACGAGGGGACCGACATCGACATGTACGACCTGCTGCGCTCCGCGCTGCGCCACCGGCCGGAGTACATCGTCGTCGGCGAGGTGCGCGGGGCGGAAGCGGTCACGCTGTTCCAGGCGATGAACACCGGCCACACGACGTTCTCGACGATGCACGCCGACTCGATCGAGACGGTGATCAATCGCTTAGAGAACGAGCCGATCAACGTCCCCCGCGCGATGGTCCAGAGCCTCGACATGATCTCGATCCAGGTGCTCACCCGGAAGGGCGAGGAGCGCGTCCGCCGCGCGAAGACGATCGGCGAGATCGGGGGGATCGACCAGCGCACGGGCGAACTCGACTACTCCGCGGCGTTCACCTGGGAGGCAGACACCGACACGGTGCGCCGGCAGGACTCCTCGCTGCTCGAGGAGATCCAGGGCGAACGGGGGTGGAGCCGCTCCCGACTGCTCGAGGAGATCCGGAACCGCGAGCGGTTCCTGGAGTTCCTCCTGAAGCGCGGTATCACCGACTACCGGGCGTTCACGGCGCTGATCAACGAGTACTACGCCCACCCCGAACGGGTGATGGAACGGGTCGAGAGCGCCGACGTGGAGCTCTCGGCGGGCGAGGAGCTGGCGGACACGGTGGAGTGA
- a CDS encoding PQQ-binding-like beta-propeller repeat protein: protein MVHRSRRRFLQASAAAVAVGSAGCLGGSSPAQKAAQRRIDHGTTPPAGTWPTADYDARGTRHNPDAALPRSAPATEWSVSFPGVASSVIVGPEFVYASSDEATVAVTPDGTEQWRVEVGGGLTYVAGRLYVTDDDLVALDAESGDEIWRASDGEGPNAVFESRGTVYVTERTRLRGFHADSGEERWRIETDRYPRLVADDGQVAVVTGRRVRFLEPGEVEDGLFREPEPQVVETLEPGWYPEIIDATLVDGSFYLGQFGDSVADLNATARKFDLMTDDERWVTPFDWSGVGAIAVDDERVYAAPYRATLDPMESAVVALDRETGTEVWHDDGELLGSPTVGGDVVVAGGAHPGSPSVCVSKSDGAGTEEDETETERTCSEGEPAAESGVLRAFDAATGESLWTVEPGASYGSYPIALAGERLYLGDADGVHAFA, encoded by the coding sequence ATGGTCCACCGCAGTCGCCGCCGGTTCCTCCAGGCGAGCGCCGCCGCCGTCGCAGTCGGCAGCGCGGGCTGTCTGGGCGGATCGAGCCCGGCACAGAAGGCTGCACAGCGCCGGATCGACCACGGAACGACCCCGCCCGCCGGGACGTGGCCGACCGCAGACTACGACGCGCGGGGCACGCGTCACAACCCCGATGCCGCCCTGCCGCGATCGGCGCCGGCGACCGAGTGGTCGGTGTCGTTCCCGGGCGTCGCCTCATCGGTGATCGTCGGCCCCGAGTTCGTGTACGCAAGCTCCGACGAGGCGACTGTGGCGGTCACCCCCGACGGCACCGAGCAGTGGCGCGTCGAGGTCGGCGGCGGCCTGACGTACGTCGCGGGACGGCTGTACGTGACTGACGACGATCTGGTCGCGCTTGACGCCGAGTCCGGCGACGAGATCTGGCGCGCGTCGGACGGGGAGGGCCCGAACGCGGTGTTCGAGTCGCGCGGGACGGTGTACGTCACCGAGCGGACGAGGCTCCGCGGGTTCCACGCCGACTCCGGCGAGGAACGCTGGCGGATCGAGACCGACCGCTACCCCCGGCTCGTCGCCGACGACGGGCAGGTCGCAGTCGTGACCGGCCGACGCGTGCGCTTCCTCGAACCCGGGGAGGTCGAGGACGGCCTGTTCCGCGAGCCCGAACCCCAGGTCGTCGAGACGCTGGAGCCGGGCTGGTACCCGGAGATCATTGACGCGACGCTGGTAGACGGCTCGTTCTACCTCGGCCAGTTCGGCGACAGCGTCGCGGACCTGAACGCGACGGCCCGGAAGTTCGATCTCATGACGGACGACGAGCGGTGGGTGACGCCGTTCGACTGGAGCGGCGTCGGCGCGATCGCGGTCGACGACGAGCGCGTCTACGCGGCCCCCTACCGCGCGACGCTCGATCCCATGGAGTCTGCCGTGGTCGCGCTGGACCGCGAGACGGGAACCGAGGTGTGGCACGACGACGGCGAACTACTCGGATCGCCGACCGTCGGCGGTGACGTGGTCGTCGCCGGCGGCGCCCATCCGGGATCGCCGAGCGTCTGTGTGTCCAAGAGCGACGGCGCCGGGACGGAGGAGGACGAAACCGAGACGGAGCGGACCTGCTCCGAGGGCGAACCGGCGGCCGAATCGGGCGTGCTCCGGGCGTTCGACGCCGCGACCGGCGAGAGTCTGTGGACCGTCGAGCCGGGGGCGTCGTACGGGAGCTACCCGATCGCGCTGGCCGGCGAGCGGCTCTACCTCGGCGACGCCGACGGCGTCCACGCGTTCGCGTGA